In Rissa tridactyla isolate bRisTri1 chromosome 2, bRisTri1.patW.cur.20221130, whole genome shotgun sequence, a single window of DNA contains:
- the TRIP13 gene encoding pachytene checkpoint protein 2 homolog has product MDEAAVDLKQALPNVCDNVQIHVEVHQKSSSTAKKEDIRMSVLKLLNRHNVVFGDYKWTEFDDGFLNSNVQSVSIVDTELKLKDRQPIDLSKSSLSLHIFHLNEEGPSSENLEEENEDIIAANHWVLPAAEFHGLWESLVYDTEVKSHLLDYVTTTLLFSDKNVDSNLISWNRVVLLHGPPGTGKTSLCKALAQKLTIRLSYRYRYGQLIEINSHSLFSKWFSESGKLVTKMFQKIQELIDDKDALVFVLIDEVESLTAARSAFKAGTEPSDAIRVVNAVLTQIDQIKRYPNVVILTTSNITEKIDMAFVDRADIKQYIGPPSTAAIFRIYLSCLEELMKCQIIYPRQQLLTLRELEMIGFVENNVSRLSLVLKEISRRSEGLSGRVLRKLPFLAHALYIQSPSVTMTTFLQALSLAVDKQFEERKKLADSV; this is encoded by the exons ATGGATGAAGCCGCTGTGGACTTGAAGCAAGCGCTCCCAAACGTGTGTGACAACGTGCAAATCCATGTGGAAGTTCATCAGAAATCAAGCAG CACGGCGAAGAAAGAAGATATCAGGATGAGTGTCTTAAAGCTGTTGAACAGACATAACGTTGTATTTGGTGATTACAAGTGGACAGAGTTTGATGATGGTTTCCTTAACAGCAATGTGCAGTCCGTTTCGATTGTAGACACAGAGCTGAAACTGAAGGACAGACAG CCTATTGACTTGAGCAAAAGCAGTCTTTCTCTTCATATTTTTCATCTGAATGAAGAAGGACCGAGCTCTGAAAACCTGGAAGAAGAGAATGAGGATATCATTGCAGCTAACCACTGGGTGCTACCAGCAG CTGAATTCCATGGCCTTTGGGAAAGTCTTGTATATGACACTGAAGTAAAATCACAC TTACTTGATTATGTGACGACAACATTACtattttctgacaaaaatgtTGACAGCAACCTGATATCGTGGAACAGAGTTGTTTTGCTGCATG GCCCTCCTGGAACTGGTAAAACCTCTCTCTGTAAAGCATTGGCTCAGAAACTGACAATTCGACTGTCATACAG GTATAGATATGGACAGTTAATTGAGATAAACAGCCATAGCCTTTTCTCTAAATGGTTTTCTGAG AGTGGCAAGCTTGTAACCAAGATGTTCCAGAAGATTCAAGAATTAATTGATGACAAAGATGCTCTTGTATTCGTACTGATCGATGAG gTAGAAAGCCTCACAGCAGCCCGCAGTGCCTTCAAGGCAGGCACAGAGCCTTCAGATGCTATTCGTGTGGTGAATGCTGTACTGACACAAATAGATCAGATTAAAAG GTATCCAAATGTAGTTATCCTGACTACCTCAAATATTACGGAGAAAATTGACATGGCCTTTGTAGACAGGGCTGACATAAAGCAATACATTGGACCTCCATCCACTGCGGCAATATTTAGAATATATCTTTCTTGCTTGGAAGAACTGATGAAG TGTCAAATCATATATCCTCGACAGCAGCTCCTAACACTCAGAGAGCTAGAGATGATAGGCTTTGTAGAAAATAATGTGTCACGGTTAAGCCTTGTACTAAAAGAAATCTCAAG AAGAAGTGAAGGTCTTAGTGGCCGGGTCCTGAGAAAACTTCCTTTCCTAGCACATGCGCTTTATATTCAA TCCCCCAGTGTTACAATGACAACGTTTCTTCAGGCTCTTTCACTTGCAGTAGATAAACAATtcgaagaaagaaagaaactcgCAGACAGCGTGTGA